From one Lolium rigidum isolate FL_2022 chromosome 4, APGP_CSIRO_Lrig_0.1, whole genome shotgun sequence genomic stretch:
- the LOC124647131 gene encoding BTB/POZ and MATH domain-containing protein 1-like — MSELSDLSAAIVGGPELSSYMISEETSSYAIKIDGYSSIKGRVKYGDFVKSVPFTVGGYNWVVWYFPNGSYLTEEHEDYIAVFLVLDSTMAKDVKVKFRISLLDKDGEPVESPSRTDEYIFPSKDSNWGFSDFLKKVDLETSVHLRGDSFSINCDITVVKHINTFVVVPPSNLQQHLGDLLQSMDGADVTFHVGGKSFSAHRSVLAARSPVFKAALFGTMKERDGSPVEISDMESDVFRSLLHFIYTDSLPVSEMTQEGDAQIDGVMARHLLVAADRYNIERLKLICEKRMCDLIDLDTVASSLALADQHSFHGIKEACFEFLASPSNLKAMMASDGYEHLKSSCPSVLKELVASFLPAELKAAKDIIMTI; from the coding sequence ATGTCAGAGCTTTCTGATCTTTCTGCTGCCATTGTTGGGGGACCTGAGCtaagttcatatatgatttctgaGGAAACAAGTTCATATGCGATCAAGATAGATGGATACTCAAGTATCAAGGGGCGAGTAAAGTATGGCGACTTCGTGAAATCTGTCCCTTTCACTGTTGGAGGTTATAACTGGGTTGTGTGGTATTTCCCAAACGGTAGCTACCTCACAGAAGAACACGAAGATTACATTGCTGTTTTTCTAGTTCTTGATTCAACCATGGCCAAGGATGTGAAGGTGAAATTTAGAATTAGTCTTCTGGACAAGGATGGAGAGCCAGTGGAGTCACCAAGCCGCACGGACGAATATATCTTCCCTAGCAAAGATTCGAATTGGGGCTTCAGTGATTTTTTAAAGAAGGTTGATCTGGAGACTTCAGTTCATCTAAGAGGCGATAGTTTCAGCATCAACTGCGATATTACCGTGGTAAAGCATATCAACACGTTTGTTGTTGTTCCTCCAAGCAACCTGCAACAGCACCTCGGCGACCTCCTACAGAGCATGGATGGAGCAGACGTGACCTTTCATGTCGGCGGCAAGAGTTTCTCGGCTCATCGCTCTGTGCTCGCCGCTAGGTCACCCGTCTTCAAGGCGGCGCTCTTCGGCACCATGAAAGAGAGGGACGGCAGTCCAGTTGAGATTAGTGATATGGAAAGTGACGTGTTCAGGTCCTTGCTCCACTTCATATACACCGACTCGCTGCCTGTTTCTGAGATGACTCAAGAAGGTGATGCACAAATAGATGGGGTAATGGCTCGCCATCTACTTGTCGCAGCAGACAGGTACAACATCGAGAGGCTAAAGCTGATATGTGAGAAGAGGATGTGCGACCTCATCGACTTAGACACCGTCGCGAGCAGTTTAGCTCTAGCTGACCAGCATAGCTTCCATGGAATCAAGGAAGCGTGTTTCGAGTTCCTCGCTTCTCCTTCCAATTTGAAGGCCATGATGGCAAGTGATGGCTACGAGCATCTGAAAAGTAGCTGCCCATCTGTTCTCAAGGAGCTGGTTGCTAGCTTCCTGCCTGCTGAGCTGAAAGCGGCCAAAGATATTATCATGACAATTTAG